The genomic window gctacagtaggttagagactgctgtctgagtctttaccagcagctacagtaggttagagactgctgtctgagtctttaccagcagctacagtaggttagagcctgctgtctgagtctttaccagcagctacagtaggttagagactgctgtctgagtctttaccagcagctacagtaggttagagactgctgtctgagtctttaccagcagctacagtaggttagagcctgctgtctgagtctttaccagcagctacagtaggttagagactgctgtctgagtctttaccagcagctacagtaggttagagacttctgagtctttaccagcagctacagtaggttagagactgctgtctgagtctttaccagcagctacagtaggttagagactgctgtctgagtctttaccagcagctacagtaggttagagactgctgtctgagtctttaccagcagctacagtaggttagagactgctgtctgagtctttaccagcagctacagtaggttagagactgctgtctgagtctttaccagcagctacagtaggctagagactgctgtctgagtctttaccagcagctacagtaggttagagcctgctgtctgagtctttaccagcagctacagtaggttagagcctgctgtctgagtctttaccagcagctacagtaggttagagactgctgtctgagtctttaccagcagctacagtaggttagagactgctgtctgagtctttaccagcagctacagtaggttagagcctgctgtctgagtctttaccagcagctacagtaggttagagacttctgtctgagtctttaccagcagctacagtaggttagagactgctgtctgagtctttaccagcagctacagtaggttagagactgctgtctgagtctttaccagcagctacagtaggttagagactgctgtctgagtctttaccagcagctacagtaggttagagactgctgtctgagtctttaccagcagctacagtaggttagagactgctgtctgagtctttaccagcagctacagtaggttagagcctgctgtctgagtctttaccagcagctacagtaggttagagcctgctgtctgagtctttaccagcagctacagtaggttagagactgctgtctgagtctttaccagcagctacagtaggttagagcctgctgtctgagtctttaccagcagctacagtaggttagagactgctgtctgagtctttaccagcagctacagtaggttagagactgctgtctgagtctttaccagcagctacagtaggttagagactgctgtctgagtctttaccagcagctacagtaggttagagactgctgtctgagtctttaccagcagctacagtaggttagagactgctgtctgagtctttaccagcagctacagtaggttagagcctgctgtctgagtctttaccagcagctacagtaggttagagactgctgtctgagtctttaccagcagctacagtaggttagagactgctgtctgagtctttaccagcagctacagtaggttagagactgctgtctgagtctttaccagcagctacagtaggttagagcctgctgtctgagtctttaccagcagctacagtaggttagagactgctgtctgagtctttaccagcagctacagtaggttagagactgctgtctgagtctttaccagcagctacagtaggttagagcctgctgtctgagtctttaccagcagctacagtaggttagagactgctgtctgagtctttaccagcagctacagtaggttagagacttctgagtctttaccagcagctacagtaggttagagactgctgtctgagtctttaccagcagctacagtaggttagagactgctgtctgagtctttaccagcagctacagtaggttagagactgctgtctgagtctttaccagcagctacagtaggttagagcctgctgtctgagtctttaccagcagctacagtaggttagagactgctgtctgagtctttaccagcagctacaggaggttagagactgctgtctgagttGAGCGCTGCAGGAGgttagagactgctgtctgagttGAGCGCTGCAGGAGgttagagactgctgtctgagttGAGCGCTGCAGGAGgttagagactgctgtctgagttGAGCGCTGCAGGAGGTGCGCGTTATAGACCGTTTAATTCCCTTCGTCTGAACATCGGAGTGTCATCAACAATCATGCATGTCAGTTCAGTGCACACAGTGTAAcagagaaaataaaatatttgagaatatttCATAGAACAGACATGATTGTCTGTATTAGGCTGTCATTTCCAAACCAGATTTTATTGCACATCTTCACTGATCTAAAAAACGACCTCTCCAGAATCCATACGATGGAAAACCGTTGCTGTGAAGGAGAACTTTAACCCCTGACTATGTTGTCATAACTCTCCTAGGGTCACTTCATCAACTGTTACATGAGCCAGGGTAGGAATGATCTCAGACCTGCTCCAGTGTGCTCCCACAGGCATACTCCAGGTTGCTGAGATGAAACTGAAGCACTTTCTCCTCCAACTGGCTGAACTGGACCCCAGACTCCTGAAGGAATGTCTTGTAGACCTCCTGAATTTTCTCTGGAAGTTAAAATTGTAAAATGATAGAAACTAGAAACTGCCCAAATGTCTATCACTACTTTGTACTTCATATATAAGCAAACCAATGAGAGGagtgactagggttgcaaaattccgataactgtcccaaaattcccaggtcgtccagaaatcctggttggaataTTTCTGGAATCAGGAGTAAATAAGTATAGATTCTGCGATTCCTCTAAAAGCCGGGTGTACACTATATGATTTTGGCTCCTATGTAGCTGTCCCAGACAAGCTTTTGAGCTCAGAGACCAAATCCCCAGGTCGTTGCCTACCATGGGCAGCCGTCACCGACACTCTTTTAATGTGAGCGGGTCAGAGACACAATCTGAGGGCTACCGATCTCGTCTTCCGAGCTGTCCCgatattttcaaacatgtttgATTTTATCGGCACAAAATCTGCAATGCTCCTGTAAGTGTGAGATGCGCAACGACACGTTTTGAGAACGGTGATGagcaatagccaatgagagctcGCCAGAGAAGAAGCCAGTGAGATGATGACGTTGTTTCCCATGACCCAGAATGTGTAGACTCGAGCAGGAGCAATGACTACTGCTAGTATGCGTTTGTACTAGCCTTTAACCAAAGCCCTAAAGTATCAAATCGTTACACAAGCAATGTTATTCAATTCTAAATGTTGGCTAGTTATTTCAACTCTGTTTGGCAAgcgtgaatgtctgactgaaaacgTTTGAGGCTGCTTTGAGCCACAGCTTGTTGTAGCTACGTTAAATCCAAATCACATCATCGTTTGGCGAGACAGCGTGCAATGGGGAATCCTCAAGACCAAGTGATGAATCTTGTAGCGTGTGACCaccgtctgtgccacatcgtttagtgtgcCCACCACTACGTTGGCAAGACAACAAACTACAGGAAATACGGTTGTTTAATGTGAGAGGTTCAGCGATGTTAGGATTTTGAAAGTCGTGTAGTGTACACCCGGCTTTACCGGGATTTCTGtcaaacctgggaattttgggaaaattACCAGTATTCGCAACCATAGGAGTGACCATAAATGTGTTGTACCTCCCAGAGGGGTGTCCTGGTTCTGAGACTTGTCCTTCCTCCACTCTGACACCACATCCAGGATGGCGTTAAAGTGAAAGTCCATGCGCTTATCGATGGCCGGGTCTGTGgcactccctccctcctgaaACAGGTCACATCTCTCCCCCAGCTTGTGCATATTAATGCTGAGCTACATACAAGAGAAGCAACTGAGTATGTGAATAGTTATAGGACAAGTAAATTAGATAAAAAATACAAAGTTCTTGGGTTCAACTTTGGGTGAATGATTAGAAATGTTGACTTTGAAAAATCCTGTTTTCAAGGTACGGTTTTGTGAGTGAATGACTGAGTGCCAGTAGTTTGTGTCAGTGTTGTTACAAAGAATCTCTCACCTTGTTACAAATAATCTCTCACCTTGTTACAAAGAATTGATACTAAGAAATCCTTAGGCGCTGACAATTTAGACCCGTACTTACTTAAGTGTGCTGCACCTATCATTGCTGGTTCAGTGACACACATTTTTTATCTAACATTAAGCACAGGAAATATCCCTAAGGTGTGGAAAGCAGCTTTTGTTCTGCCATTACATAAGGGAGGTGACGGTAGTGATTTGGATAACTATCGACCCATCTCTAGGCTCCCTTGTCTGGCAAAGATCCTAGAATCTATAGTCAACAAACATTTACAATCTTTTCTTTCTGTTAACAGTATTTTTAGCCCCAAACAATCTGGTTTTAGATCTAAACACAGTACCACATCGGCCACTATGCTTGTTGTAAATGATATTGCAAATGCCTTAGATGATAGAAAGCACTGTGCTGCGTTGTTTGTAgatttgtcaaaagcttttgacactagaccatgctatccttttgagtaagctgtcatctataggactgggcactgatgcctgtcgatggttttatgactattttaaagatagaactcaggccgtcatggtcgacggggtcaagtctgaccccttacagttacttaaaggggtccctcagggttcaataattggcccactattgttctcactttatataaacaacattggtgatgatgtcagatattgtaaattccatttatatgcagatgacacagtgatgtactctattgctccaacagcggaccaagctttaatgcagttggagtctgattttaggatactacaggggtctcttttacagcttaaacttgttttaaacgctaagaaaacaaatgtcttttttttttctaggtctaaactctcaattagaaacacttttgtaatcactagcttggatggtactcaaatcaaacaggtctctgcatataaatacttaggagtatggttagatgataggctttctttaaaaaaaacatgttactgaattgggaaaaaagctcaaattcaagatagggttcctttacagaaacagggcttgtctgtcctccgtaaatagaaaacaaattgtgcaggctacttttatgtccgttttagattatggtgatattatctatatgtatgcatcggcaaacacattaaaaccactggatgctatttaccattgtgcactcaggtttatcacgggtgatagttacaaaactcatcactgtgtcctatatcaacatgtgggttgggcctctctatctgtgaggcgagagcaacatgctctcttgtttatttataaagcacttcttttaaaactacctccatatataTCATCATTAATTTCCATTAGATATACTAATCTCTCATCTTGTTACAAAGAATCTCTCACCTTGTTACAAAGAATCTCTCACCTTGTTACAAATAATCTCTCACCTTGTTACAAATAATCTCTCATCTTGTTACAAAGAATCTCTCACCTTGTTACAAATAATCTCTCACCTTGTTACAAATAATCTCTCACCTTGTTACAAATAATCTCTCACCTTGTTACAAATAATCTCTCACCTTGTTACAAAGAATCTCTCACCTTGTTACAAAGAATCTCTCACCTTGTTACAAAGAATCTCTCACCTTGTTACAAATAATCTCTCACCTTGTTACAAAGAATCTCTCACCTGCTCACTCATCAGTGCAATTGGGTTGTTCACACAGCCGTTCACAATCTGAGCCCCTCGACCCACTGTGACGCCGCCCAGCGATGTATCATCCCACACCCGCCCTCCAATCCGCTCACTCGCCTCAAGCATCACCACCTGTGATTGGATCAAACGCTTGAGGTTAAAGTTCATGAAGAGGGCACAGCCACAGAACTCATCAGCAGTTATTCATTCAATATGTTGTGAACAATATTATGTATACCGCATTTTGGACCTAGAACATCTTATGGGTTACAATAGGAGTAGGTTCCATATCTGAATTAACCCGAAAATCAGACACCCAGCTAGCACATCTGGTTCCTTGGAAATTGTGGGAACGTACGTTATTGGTTCCCATTGGTTCTGAGAATGAAGTCAtatgtttcctgaccggtaaaactgaacgtttcttaaacgttctgagaatggAAGTGAACATTTCACCTGTTCTGGGAACATACATTTtcaggttgcagggaggttctgagaacgttttactatggttccctgaaagttttcctgggagattttattaacattctgagaacaaaaattataggttatttgaaggtaattaaataacgttctgagaacatgttcaataagacttttaataacactgctagcttagtttgggttaactgcTTTGAGCTCAAGCACAGATAGGTCATAATGGAAATTAATCATGCAAacaattattttttattgttgtacggagtcagtgagattcaaacctatgatcttctgttctctatccatggaattagtcctctgcgccaccaggatggagctagcatgccatgtttttttaactcatacaaagctgttcattttaatctattcaaacagaccccatttcaatggaatcaagcactcattaagatcaggtgtgccCAATTAATGgagaacacacttaacaagacagaggatagagagagttttgttgacgctgaaaacagaatgtatatgtttttaaataacattctcagAACGTTGTTTGAACATTACTAATGTtatcttgtggtttttatggaaagttttcataatgttctgagaacatgactttaaatagcaccatgaggaaacctgtagaaaaCGTTATTctaaagtactgaaattcccacagaagaacgttgtttcttaacgttctctgaacaatttgagaatTGTCTTTTAAATAGAATCatgaggaaacgttatgctgaagtactgaaattcccacctaagaaacatatggCTCTCAGAATGTTACgtgctagctgggtatcctgcaccattcccagaacattgTAGGAAGGttttatgcaaaataaccataggacaaccacgctctcaccaagctctaagaaacatacggttctcagaacgttatgtgctagctgggatgtttctcagaacgttatgtgctagctgggatggttctcagaacgttatgtgctagctgggatggttctcagaacgttatgtgctagctgggatgtttctcagaacgttatgtgctagctgggatggttctcagaacgttatgtgctagctgggtatggTCAAGACTGAAAACAAAAAGGAACACTTAAAGTAGTTCTACATTTTAATCTGAAAATATTACCTGCATGCCAAAGTTCTGCAGCTGTCGCGCAGCAGCCAGCCCCGATGCCCCGGCTCCTATCACAATCACGTTCTTCTGCAAAGACCAAACAATTCAGCATGAGCTGCAGAACATAACTGGACAAAGACTGATGTTAAAAGACTAGACACAGATAGACACACTCACGTTGTGGTAGCGCTCGGGAAGCAGGGGCTGTTTGACTGACAGAACCCCAGTGTTGATCAGACCCTTCCTGGTCATGAAGTGAAGCACCCTGTCCATCTCCTGTACGCAGCGCACACGCACCAGCCCCCGCACAATGATGTGGGGAGCACAGTTCTGGGGCGTCAGCACCTCCTAGACATGAGAGGAAGGGACGTATTTAAATCATTATCACCAAGCCCTGTTGTGTTTAATTGATCGAAAGTTCATGTAATTTCTCCTAGGTCATATAACTACATTGTTTTTCTCACTATTCTATTTGGCAATTCTATTAGTCTCTCATCGAATATAGGTATGTGACTAGATGGCTGGGTATGTGAAACACCATGTGGAAAAGGAAGTACTCTACACACACCAGGTGGATGAGTGGATGACCCAGCCTACCTACCGAGGAAGAGGAGACGGCGTGCCTGATGAAGAGCTCCTGTCTACCAGTATCTGACTGAGGTTTCTCCCTGCCTATCTGATGAAGAGCTCCTGTCTACCAGTATCTGACTGAGGTTTCTCCCCTGCCTATCTGATGAAGAGCTCCTGTCTACCAGTATCTGACTGAGGTTTCTCCCCTGCCTATCTGATGAAGAGCTCCTGTCTACCAGTATCTGACTGAGGTTTCTCCCCTGCCTATCTGATGAAGAGCTCCTGTCTACCAGTATCTGACTGAGGTTTCTCCCTGCCTATCTGTCATCGATGCTCCCTCCACTCAAGCTACTGACTGCCTTTCCCAACTGCCTTAAGACATCTGAAGCTGTGGAAGACCATCAACCAGGAACTGACAGAtcactacatttatttttgttttcaaaGCATCTTTGAGATTCTTGTTTGTAATGAaaaatcaattattattattactactaggATGCTTCCAAAGTGTCTAATTTAAACAGTGTAGGACTTATCTGTCTGGCTACCTTACAGTCCCTGTGCCAGGAGGCCAGGATAAGGTTGCGCAGGGCCAGGTACATGGTGGGGTCACGGGAAAATTCTGGAAACTCATAGAGCTCATCCAGCTCCATCATATCCGGTCGGACACACAAGGCCTTCCCACACTCGTTGGGCTGGTAAAAGGGCTGGAAGTATGGACACAGCCCTGGAACTGAACACAAAGTATGAGTTATAGGATACGTATTTACTGACCATGAGTGACTATTGACGTTCAACAGACTAGCTAAGATAATAGAAACAAAAGTATCCTAGACTGGATATTAACTACTTGGCGATGTACTGGTTCCTTAGCTCTGGTTCCTTATCTCTTATTCCTTAGCTCTGGTTCCTTAGCTCTGGTTCCTTATCTCTGGTTCCTTAGCTCTGGTTCCTTAGCTCTGGTTCCTTAGCTCTGGTTCCTTAGCTCTGGTTCCTTAGCTCTGGTTCCTTAGCTCTGGTTCCTTAGCTCTGGTTCCTTAGCTCTGGTTCCTTAGCTCTGGTTCCTTAGCTCTGGTTCCTTAGCTCTGGGTCTTCTCTATCATACACCCTTCTCAGTGAAGTAGAGCACCAGGGTTGAGATGTGGATTCTCTCCCCACCCTGGATGGACTTACTCTGTGGCGGGACGGCTCTGCAGTGCTCTGCCCTCAACTCAGCATGAGAGTGGTTGCTGGTGGATCCTGAGGGGCTCATGCCCACACAGTCAGGATAGTAGGCTGTGAGGAAAGGGCTGGCCGGGCTGTCCTTAAACAACGGGGGCAGGATCAGCATGGAATGCCACCAGCTGTCGATCACCTCCGCCACTCTCTGTGGAACACAACAAGGTTCTGAATAAGGACAAGGCTGCAGTGATACTTTAAATTGTTGACTGAAGATGCAAGGAACTCGAAGGGTAACTTTTAAAGACAGTCACTCACCAAATCTTCTGGCAGAGAGCACTGGTCTGGCCCTTCAGTCTGTAGATGTAAACACGTGATATTATGGCACAATCATGAAATGTCAATCAAGTTATTTTTGAttatgttgttgtctcttcctCCTACTACTTCCTGTTTACCTTGACATTGTTGAACTTCATGCCACAGCGATACGTGGCTGCTAGTGAGGCAGTGAGCTGGATCTCCTTGGTTAGCTGACGCCATTTCCCACAGTCTGGCTTGGTGCATTGGACCTGGAAACCAATCACATTGGAGTGAATGTGTTTGAATTACTCATTTGATGGAGAGTGGCTGCATTGACCTGAATACTATTCCAGTTAGCTAGACATTTTTGGTTGAAAGGCAGCTGTGTTGCTCTCACCCAGTATGGAAGCTGTTGGTCTGCCATGAAAGCTTTGAGACTGGGCTCACTCTTCCCATTGCCAGTCCAAACCCTCTTCCAGGTTGCATACGTCTCATAGCCATCTTTGTGACTGATAAAAACCAAGGAAAGATATTAGTCATTACATTCAGATCAACAGAGAACGGGTGTCTATGATGACGTGTTTGACAAAATGAAAATGTTATTTATTAAATTCGACTGTTAACCTTCTATAGTAATGATCAAAACACTCGTTGCAAAAGTGCTCCCCGCAGGACAAATGGTACCACCGGGAAGTGTAGCCATTTTTGGCGCACCTGAAAGAAAGACAAGAGAGCCGTTAGAAACCTGTCCGCGAGCACTCACCTCACTGAATGTGATGTCATACTCGTTCTCCATTGTGTTCCAACAGGTGGCATCCCTCATACGGGGACGCTTGTCCCTCAACTGATCAGTGCAGGCGGAATCGTCACACTATCTGATGCAAGGCAGTGGCCGTGTCCAAATTCCCAtacgttctaaatagtaggcattttgGGGTATACGAAAATATAACGTTTTATAGTATATGACATTTCGAAAACTT from Coregonus clupeaformis isolate EN_2021a chromosome 17, ASM2061545v1, whole genome shotgun sequence includes these protein-coding regions:
- the LOC121586789 gene encoding lysine-specific histone demethylase 1B; this translates as MLTDADYTVNASGARRAKKRTAMESSSGDGQSSLRSSGRQVNVRTKRCNNPPPGQTKRKAIDTEEEEDQSEKKYRRCEKAGCSATYPVCFASASERCAKNGYTSRWYHLSCGEHFCNECFDHYYRSHKDGYETYATWKRVWTGNGKSEPSLKAFMADQQLPYWVQCTKPDCGKWRQLTKEIQLTASLAATYRCGMKFNNVKTEGPDQCSLPEDLRVAEVIDSWWHSMLILPPLFKDSPASPFLTAYYPDCVGMSPSGSTSNHSHAELRAEHCRAVPPQIPGLCPYFQPFYQPNECGKALCVRPDMMELDELYEFPEFSRDPTMYLALRNLILASWHRDCKEVLTPQNCAPHIIVRGLVRVRCVQEMDRVLHFMTRKGLINTGVLSVKQPLLPERYHNKNVIVIGAGASGLAAARQLQNFGMQVVMLEASERIGGRVWDDTSLGGVTVGRGAQIVNGCVNNPIALMSEQLSINMHKLGERCDLFQEGGSATDPAIDKRMDFHFNAILDVVSEWRKDKSQNQDTPLGEKIQEVYKTFLQESGVQFSQLEEKVLQFHLSNLEYACGSTLEQVSARSWDHNEFFAQFSGDHTLLTEGYSSVLNKLAEGLDIRIKSPVQAIDYSGDIVKVTSSNGTQWTAQKVLVTVPLTLLQKNIIQFNPPLPERKLKAIHSLGAGLIEKVALQFPFRFWDSKIQGADYFGHIPPSPDKRGMFGVFYDMDPQGKRSVLMSVITGEAVPSIRDMEDKDVADQCMMVLRELFKEQEVPEPVKYFVTRWSRDMWSQMSYSFVKTGGSGEAYDIVAEDVQGKVFFAGEATNRHFPQTVTGAYLSGVREASKIAAL